ATCAAGAAGCTCAGCGCCGCGGACCTCGGCGTCACGGGCAGCAAGGTGGAGGTCCTCGAGCAGAGCATCCAGGAGCGCCAGCGCCTCGGTAAGATCCTCGACGGCACCAAGGACCCCGCCCAGGCGGCGGAGGAGCTCGTCAAGCTCCTGACGGAGGAAGCCAAGGTTATCTAACGGAGGTGGCCATGATCCTCGCTGTACTCGAACACGACGGCAACACCCTCAAAAAAGGCGCCCTCGAGGCCGTGACCCGCGCCCGTCAGCTCAAGGAAGCCCTGGGCGGCGAGGTCATCGGTCTGGTTATCGGCCACGGCCTGGACGCCGTAGCCGCGGAGGCCAAGAAGTTCGTGGACCGACTCTACGTCGCGGACGACGCGGCCTTCGCGCAGTACAACGCCGAGAAATGGACCGCCGCGGCGGCGGCCGCGGTGCAGGCCAGCGACGCGCGGGTCGTGGTGGCCAGCGCTTCGCGCACCGGCCGCACCTGGACCGCGCGGCTCGCGGCCCGGCTCAACGCCGCGCTCCTCGAGGACACCCTCGAATCCTGGGCCGAGGAGGGCAAGATCCTCGCCAAGCGGTACAGCTTCCTCAACCGCGTGACGGAAACGCAGGCTGCGGCGCTGCCCGTGGTGCTCTCGGTCAAGCCCAACACCACCCCGCTCGCGGAACCCGCCGGGGAGGGCAGCCTCCAGCCCCTCTCGGTCGAGCTCGGTGACCTGGAAGCGCGGGTGGAGGTGCTCGAGGTCGTCAAGGAGGAGGCCAAACGCGTCTCGCTCACCGAGGCGGACGTGGTGGTCTCCGGAGGCCGCGGCCTGGGGAGCCCCGAGGCCTTCAAGCAGGTTGAGGAGCTCGCGGACCTCCTGGGCGGCGCGGTGGGCGCGACGCGCGCAGTGGTGGACGCGGGCTGGCGCCCGTACGCCGAGCAGGTCGGCCAGACCGGGAAGACCGTCCAGCCCAACCTGTACATCGCCCTGGGCATCTCCGGCGCGGTGCAGCACCAGGCGGGCATGAACAAGTCCAAGTACATCGTCGCGGTGAACAAGGACGCGGAAGCCCCGATCTTTAAGATCACCGACTACGGGATCGTGGGGGACGTGAACCAGGTGCTGCCCGCCCTGATCGAGGCGGTGCGCAAACGCAAAGCCTAGCCTGTCGGCTCCCAAAGGGCGGAGGGGCCACCCCTCCGCCTCTTCTTTTTCCCTAGGTATGATGGTCCTGCTATGGCGGACAACACCCATGCCTGGATGGACGAGCTCATCGCGGAAATGGAGGAACGCCGCAAAAAGATCGAGCAAGGCGGCGGCCCCAAACGCATCGAGAAGCAGCACGCGGCGGGCAAGCTCACCGCGCGCGAACGCATCCAGAAGCTCCTAGACCCGGACAGCTTTGTGGAGATCGGACCGTTCGTCGAACACCTCGAGACCGGTCTGATGGAGGGGATCGAAGCGCCGGGGGAAGGCGTCGTGACCGGGTACGGCACGATCAACGGCCGCAAGGTCTTCGTCTTCAGCCAGGACTTCACCGTGCTGGGCGGCAGCCTCGGGAAGATGCACGGCCGGAAGATCGCGCAGCTCATGGACCTGGCCGCCAAGGTCGGCGCGCCGGTCATCGGGCTGAACGACTCCGCCGGCGCGCGCATCCAGGAAGGGGTGGACAGCCTCTCAGGGTACGGGGAGGTCTTCTACCGCAACGCGATCTACTCCGGGGTCATCCCCCAGATCAGCGCGATCCTCGGCCCGTGCGCGGGCGGCGCGGTGTACAGCCCCGCGATGACCGACTTCATCCTGATGAGCCGCGGCACGAGCTACATGTTCATCACCGGCCCCGAGGTGATCAAGTCCGTCACGCGCGAAGAAGTCACCTTCGAGGAGTTGGGCGGGGCGGACGTACACGCCCAAAAATCCGGGGTGGCCCACCTCGAGGCGGACGGGGACGAGGCGGTGCTCGAGCTCATCCGCGAGCTGCTCTCGTACCTACCGCAGAACAACCGGGAAAAACCACCGGTCCTGGAAACCCAGGACCCCGCGGACCGCACCACCCCGGAGCTCGTGGATCTTGTGCACCCGGACCCGCGCCGGCCGTACAACATGCACCAGGTCATCCGCACGCTGGTGGACGACGGCCGGTTCCTCGAGATCCAGCCGGGCTGGGCGCGCAACATCATCATCGGGTTCGCCCGGCTTGGAGGGATGCCGGTCGGGATCGTAGCGAACAACCCGCGCTTCATGGCAGGCGCACTGGACATCAACGCCGCGGACAAGGCCGCGCGGTTCATCCGCACCTGCGACGCCTTCAACGTCCCCCTCCTGACCCTGGTGGACGTGACGGGGTTCCTGCCCGGCGTGCTCCAGGAGCACCAAGGCATCATCCGGCACGGCGCGAAGATGCTGTACGCCTACGCGGAAGCTACGGTGCCCAAGATCACCCTCATCACCCGCAAAGCCTACGGCGGGGCGTACCTCGCGATGAACTCCAAGGACATGGGGGCGGACGTGGTGCTCGCCTGGCCCACCGCGGCCGTGGCGGTCATGGGCGCGGAAGGCGCGGCGAACATCATCTACCGCAAGGAGATCCAAAACGCCCCCAACCCCGAGGAGGCCCTGCGCCGCAAGATCGAGGAGTACAAGCGCGCCTTCGACAACCCCTACGTCGCCGCCGCGCGCGGGTACGTGGACGACGTGATCAACCCCGAGCTCACGCGGCTCTACCTGATCCGGCACCTGCGGATGCTCTGGGACAAGCAGGAAGAACGGCCGTGGAAAAAGCACGGGAACATCCCCCTCTAACCCCATGAACGCCTTCATCGCCCACCTCAAGGCCCAGGGCTTCGCGCTCGCCCGCGGGGAGGAGCACCTCCTCATCTACCGGCCCGACCTCGAGGAACGCACCCTCCCCCTGGTGCGCCTGGGCAAAGCACGCGTGCGCCTCGAGCTGCGGGGGCAGTCCTGGATGGAGCGGCTTTGCTTCCACTTCTTCGAGGACTGGGAGGTCGAGGTGCGCCGCTTCCTGGCCACCACCCCCCTCCACGACCCCGAGGGCCACCTGGACCGCATCCGCACCTGCCTCGCGGCCTACCCCGAGCCCCAACGCCACTTCGCGCTGCTCGTCGCCTGGGCCCACGCCGTGCACGCCCTCGGCCAGAACCAGGACCACGCCGCTCTAGACTACGCCTGGCGCGCGCGCTGCGCCCTAGAGGGTCGGTTCGACCTCCCCCACCCCGCCGTGGGCCAGGCGCACCCCTACCTCGCCGAGCTCGCCCCTCGGATCAACACGGCCGTTCTCACCGCGTTCAAGCTGGTTCTCGAGGGCGAAGCCCTTACGGAGGAGGAGATCCGGGAAAAACTCGCCGCCCCCAGCGTGCCGCTGGGGCCATTGCTCGAGCACCTGCCGCCCTTAAAGCCCGTTGCACGGGTGGAGCGCGTGGCGGAGCTCGAGACGGACCTCGAGGTCGTCGCGTGGACGCTGGAGGAGTGAAGACGCGCGAAGTCCTACACGCGGAGCTGGAGCGCTGCGCGCGCTGCCCACGGCTCGTGGCGTGGCGGGAAGCAGTAGGCCGCGCGAAGCGCCGAGCCTTCCGGGACTGGACCTACTGGGCGCGGCCGGTCCCGGGGTTCGGGGACCCCAACGCCCGCATCCTGATCTTCGGCCTGGCCCCCGGCGCGCACGGCTCGAACCGCACGGGCCGGCCCTTCACCGGGGACGCCTCGGGAGCGTTCCTGTACCCGGCCTTGTGGCGCGCGGGCCTCGCGAACCAGCCCCGGGCCACCCACCGGGGGGACGGGCTCGAGCTTTATGGGGTGTACGTCACCGCCGCCGTGCGGTGCGTGCCCCCGCAGAACCGGCCTACCCAGGCCGAGCTCCGGGCGTGCGCGGACTGGACCCGGCGGGAGCTCGAGCTGCTCCCCAAAGTGCGGGTGGTGGTGGCGCTGGGACGGATCGCGCACGACGCGATGCTGGCGCACTTTGGCCTCAAGAAGCGCGCCCATCCCTTCGCGCACGGCACGGAGCACCGGTTGCCGAACGGGTGGGTGCTGTTGGACAGCTACCACGTCTCGCGGCAGAACACGAACACCGGGCGGCTCACCGTGGAGATGTTCGACCGCGTCCTGGCGCGCGCGAAACGCCTTGCGGGGCTGGAATAGCACCGGGGCGGGCTTTAGCCCGCCCCGGTGCTGCGTTATTGGGGTTACTTCTCGTAGAACCAGCGGGCCGCGAGGGCCGCGAGCGCGCCCCCCACGAGGGGCCCCACCCAGTAGGCGAGGTGCCCTGCCCAAACCCCGGAGAGCACCGCCGGTCCGAAGGCCCGCGCGGGGTTCATGGCCGCGCCCGTCAGGGGCCCGCCCGCGAAGATGTCCATCACGATGGCGAGGCCGATCGCGAAGGGGGCGAGGGCGCTTTTCTGGTACACCGCGACCGTGGCGATCACGAAGACCAGGAAGAAGGTCAGCACCGCTTCGATCGCGATCCCCGCCCCGAGGCCGACGCCCTCCCCGAGGACGGGGGTGCCGTACGCCACGGCCTCCAAGAGGTCTGCACCGTACAGCACGCCGAGCAGACCCGCCGCCACCAGACCGCCCAGCAACTGCGCGATCCAGTACCCCACGGCCGTGCCCAGCTCGATCTTCCCGATGCTCCAAAGCCCGAAGGTCACGGCGGGGTTGAAGTGCGCCCCGGAGACCGCGCCTAACGCCGCGATCATCAACGCGATCGCCAGACCGTGGGCGAAGGCGATGCCCACGAGGCCCACCGCCCCGTCGGTCGCGTAGTTCGCGGCGATCGCGCCCACGCCAGCGAATACCAGGGCAAACGTCCCTATAAACTCCGCCATATATGCCCGCATCACACACCTCCCGGGAATGCATCCTAACGCATCCCCCCGGGGAGCGTGTATCTTAAGGGCCGATGCGTAAGCGGATCGAGCGGCTCTTGAAGGCCTTCTTCCCCCACCTGGCCCGCCCAGACGACGCGTGGGCGCTGGGGTGGCTTAAAGAGGACGAGCGGGGCCTGTACCTGGCCATGGACGTGCGGGACCGCGAGCACGCCGTGCAGGTCGCGCGCCGCCTCCTGGAGCGCTACCCTCAAGCCCCAGACTACGCGGTGCGCGCCGCGCTTCTCCACGACGCGGGCAAGGCCCTCAGGCCCTACCGGCCGCTCGAGCGCATCCTCACCGGCCTGGTTGCGTTGCCCGTGCCGCCTCATCCCCTGCGCCGGGGGCTGATGGGCGCGTTTCAGGTACGCCGTTACCACGCCGAGTACGCCGCGTCACGAATCCAGGACCGGCTGGTCGCGGAGATCGTACGCCTCCACCACGTCGGCGGCTCGCCCTGGGCTGAACGCCTTCGCGCGGTGGACGGAGAGTTCTAACTCGAACAATCCGGCCTCGCTCAGGCTCTGCACGCGCAGGCTGCGGCTTTGTGGGAGGTAGAGCCAGTAATCCATGTCCTCGCGCACCGGAAGCAAGAGCGTGCCGTCCCCAAGCCAACGCGGCGTCCGTACCCCCGCAAAGACCACGCGCGCGGGACGTTCGCCCGTCACCCGAACCTCAAGGGGTGCCGCCTCCCCGGAAAGCCCCACCCCCAAGGCGTTCTCCTGGTACCCCCGGCCGCGTATACGGAGCAGGCACGGCTCCTCCGGGAGTTGCCATTCCGCACCGCTCGGCGCCTCCTTTCCCGGCACCCGCACCCACGTGCAGTGTGCTCCCTGAAGCTCAAACCCCTCCCCAAAGCGGCTGGCCTCCAGCAAGGCGAGCTCCTGCCCCACCCGGAAGGCCGCGCGCGCGAGGGGCTCCCCCTCCGGCTCGAACCCCAGCCAGGCCTCGAGGGTCACCTGCGCCCACTCCGGTAGCCCAGGAAGCAGCGCCTCCCAGTCCACCGGCTCGCCTGCGCGCAGGAGGTGGTACGCCTCCGCCAGGCGGTGCCCTTTCATCGCGAAGTACTCCGCTGCCGTACGGTGATACCGCTGGTGGCGTCCCTGCTGCAGGGAGGCGTAGATCACCCGGCGTGCCGTCTCATCGGCGAAACGCCATTGCCGGTCGAAGACCAACCACCCGCGCCGCTCGAGCTCCTCCAGGTGCGCGCGGGCCCCGAACGCTTCCAAAAGCCCGTCATCCAGGGCGCCGGGGTGCACGCTCAATCGCTCCAAGGCCAGCCGCGCCTCCAGGCTGAGGTAACGCGTCTCGAGCTGGAAGGCCGCGCGTACCCGCTGCGGCACCGGGAGCTCCGGCCCGAAGCCTTCGCTCGGCCTGAGCGACAATAACTCCCGCAGGTATCCGGGGTTGCCCGCAGTCGCGAGGTACAGCCGCGCCGCTTCGCTAAACGGCAGCCCCCGCAACAAACTACCGAACGCCTCGTTCCAGGTCAGGGGCGGCAGTACCACGTACCGCACCCGGTCGGGCGGCCAGGTTTCCCGAAGCTGAAGCACCACCCGAGGATCCTCCCCGTAACTGGAGCGCTCCACCACCCACACGCCCTCCCGGTCGCTCAACGCATGGGCCGGCAAGGTGCTCGGGTACGGTGGGCGAAGGTAATGCAGGACCTTGCCCTGCCCCGAATCCCCCTCCCGGTACGGCAGGCCCAGCTCGCGCGCGAGCGCCTGAGCAAACGCCTGGTGCTCAGCCCCCGGCCCGCCCTCGAGGATGATTAGGTACGGCGGGCGCACCTGGGCCGCTAGTTCACGCACCAGGTCTTGCCGCGTCGCGAACTCCGTGCTCACGGAAGCGATGATCTCTCGCCGGACCTCGAGCCACTGCTGGAACTCAGGGGAGAGGTCATCCAGCCCCTCCAAGGGCAGGCCTTCCGAGGGCGTGCGGTCGATCTCGATGTAGTCCGGCAACCGCAGGGGGTCCTCCCCCGAGGCGAACAGGTTGAACCCCAGGGGCATCAGGGCCTGGCGCAGCCGGTGCAGCTCCACCCTAAGGTTCTGCGAGGCCGCGTTGTGCCCCCACAAGAGGTCCGCGAGCACCTCGCGGCGCGTGGGCCCCTCGAGGGCGAGGTAATACAAAAGCGCTAACCCCTTGCGGCGCAGCTTCACCGGCTTGCCGCGGTACTCGAGCCTCGCCTGCCCCCAGAAGGGGAGTTTTAATGGCGCGCTTCCTCTGGATGTGCTCACGGAAACCTCCAGATACAAACCAATACCCAACAATTGGCTACGCTCAAGCCTAGCCTAACATTACGGAAGGCCGGTAACTTTAGTTTATCAGTCTACGCCTATGATCTGCGGGAAGCTACCCCCAAATGAGGGGGGTGAATACGAGGGGGCGAACCCCTACCACCATTTCAACTCAACCGCACCCTTTGCGCTCGGCCCTCCTGAAGTTCACCATAGCATACCCTTCACCGAAACCCTCGGTTATACACCGCCCTGTTACCCAGCGCGTTATCCCCGCGTTTCCCCCCCAGCCCCTGGCGTGACACACCCCCTCCTACCCGGACGATAGGGTGTACGCGTCCTCCTCTCCTCGCATAACGGGCAGGTTACGCCGCGTTCCCTAGCCTAGGAATACGAACGCCCACGCCTAAGGAAACACGTGAACCTGCGTAAGGCCCATTGGGAGGAACCCGTCATGATAGTGCGTGCACGAGCTCCACTGCGCGTGAGCTTCGGCGGCGGCGGTACCGACGTCCCCCCCTACTGCGATGAACGCGGCGGTGCCGTACTAAGCGCGACCATCAACCGTTACGCCTACGCCACCCTCGTCCCCGGTGGCGGACGCCTCGAGGTGCGCAGCCTGGATTACGACGCAAGCATCTCCTACAACTTGGACGACCCCTTCCTCTACGACGGGCAGCTGGACCTCGTCAAGGCCGTTCTGGACCATTTCCGCAAGCACAAGCGGTTCACCCAAGGCCTCGAGATCGCCCTGCACAACGACGCCCCGCCCGGCTCCGGTCTGGGGTCCTCCTCCGCGATCACGGTGGCCTTGGTGCGGGCGCTGGCGGAGTACCTGCACACCCCCCTCGACCCGTACCAGCTCGCCGAGCTGGCCTACAAGATCGAACGCGTCGATGTCGGCATCAAAGGCGGCAAGCAAGACCAGTACGCCGCGGCCTTCGGGGGGTTTAACTTCATCGAGTTCAAGGAAGGCGTGAGCATCGTGAATCCCTTGCGGCTGAACCAGGAGACCTTATATGAGCTCGAGTACAGCCTGGTGTTCGCGTACGTGGGCGGGCAGCACTTTTCCGGAAAGATCATCGAGAAGCAGGTCACGAACTACCAAAAGCGCAAGACCGACGCGGTGGCGTCCATGGACCGGCTGCGTGAGCTGGCCTACGAGATGAAGCGCGCCTTGCTCCTCGGGCGGCTGGGTGAGTTCGGCGAGCTGTTGGACGCGGCCTGGGAGAGCAAGAAGAAGATGGCGGAGGGCATCAGCACCCCCCACATCGACGAGCTGTACCACGAGGCTCGGCAAGCCGGCGCGCTGGGCGGCAAGATCAGCGGAGCGGGTGGCGGGGGATTCATGTTCTTCCTCTGCGCTCCCCGCCGCGCCTACGCGGTTCAAGAGACCCTGCGGCGGATGGGGGCCCAACCGGTGCACTTCAGCTTTGTGGACGAGGGGGTACGGGCGTGGCGGCTCGGGTGAACGGCCAGGCGGCATCGCGGCTGATGGAGGAGCACCTGGAGGTGGTGCAGGCCGCACGCTCACTCGCGCAGGAAGTCGAACGGGCGGCGGAACGCATCGCCAGGTCCCTGGAAGCGGGCGGAAAGGTCCTCCTGTGCGGCAACGGAGGTTCCGCTGCGGACGCGCAGCACATCGCGGCGGAGCTGGTGGGGCGTTTCCTCAAGGAGCGCCGCGCCCTACCCGCGTTGGCCCTCAACACGAACACCTCCATCGTGAGCGCAATCGGCAACGACTACGGCTTCGCGGAGGTCTTCGCCCGCCAGGTCGCGGCCATGGGCCACGCGGGCGACGTACTGGTCGCGATCTCCACCAGCGGGAACAGCGCTAACGTACTGCGCGCTGCCGAGACCGCCCGGGCCAAAGGCCTCGAGGTCATCGGTCTCACCGGCGCGGGCGGAGGACGCCTGGCCGAACTGTGCGACCTGTGCCTGCGCGTTCCCTCCACCAGCACCCCAAGGATTCAAGAGGTCCACATACTGATTGGGCACATCATTAGCCAGCTGATTGAGGAGCACGTATGTTAAAACAAGCCGTCATTCTCGCTGGAGGTTTAGGCACCCGCCTGGGTCCCCTCACCCGGGACACCCCCAAGCCCCTCCTGCCCGTAGGCGACGCGCCCTTCCTCGAGCACGTGGTCTGGAACCTGAAGCGCTTCGGGATCGAGCGCTTCCTCTTCTCCGTGGGGTACCGGGCCGAGAAGATCATGGCCCACTTCGGCAACGGACGACGGCTCGGCGTCCAGATCGAGTACGTCTTCGAGAAAACCCCGGCGGGCACCGGAGGCGCCTTGGTCCTCGCGCAGCAGCTGGGACGACTCGACGAGTGGTTTCTCGTGGTGAACGGGGACACGCTCTTCGACATCAACTTCCTGGACCTCAGCGTGCTCACCCAGTCCCAACGCGCCCTGGCCGGCCTGGCCCTGCGCCAGATCCCCGACGCGAGCCGGTACGGCCGGGTGCGCCTCAACGGCGTTCACATCACCGGGTTCGACGAGAAATCCGGGAAAGGCCCCGGCCTGATCAACGGCGGAGTGTACACGATGCACCGCAAGGCGCTCGAGCACCTCCCCCCCGGCCCCAGCTCCCTCGAGCGCGACCTCTTCCCCAAGCTCGCCGCCCACGGAAAACTGGTGGGCCGGGTGTACGCTGGGTTCTTCATTGACATCGGGGTGCCTGAGGCGCTCCAGGCCGCCCAGGTCCTGGTGCCCCGCTGGCGCCAGCGCCCTGCGGTGCTCCTAGACCGGGACGGGGTGCTGAACCAGGACCTCGGGCACGTGCACCGCCCTGAGGAGTTCACCTGGATGCCCGGCGCGCCCGAAACGGTGAAGTGGCTGAACGACCAGGGGTACCTGGTCATCGTGGTCACGAACCAGTCCGGCATCGCGCGCGGGTACTACACGGAGGAGGCCTTCCACGCCTTCACCGCCTGGATCAACCAGGAACTCAACAAGATCGGCGCGCACCTCGACGCCACGTACTACTGCCCGCACCACCCCACCGAAGGGTACGGACCGTACCTGCGGACCTGCAACTGCCGCAAGCCCGCGCCGGGCATGATCCAACGCGCGATCCGGGACTGGGGGATCGACGTACCCCATAGCCTCCTCGTAGGGGACCAGGAGACCGACCTCCTCGCCGCGCAAGCCGCCGGGGTGCACGCCGCCCTGTACTACGGAGGACCGCTCCTGCCCTTCGTGCAACACACCCTCACCGCCCTCACCACCCCCCCGCCCATCTCAACGCCACACAAGGAACGACGCCCATGAAGGTCGCCGTCATCGGAACCGGGTACGTAGGCCTCACGACCGCCGTGGCCCTCGCCTACCTCGGGCACGAGGTCTGGGGCGTGGACGTGGACGCTACCAAGATCCGCGACCTCGCGCGAGGCCACCCGCCCATCCATGAGCCGGGCCTCGAGGCTCTGCTCCCTCTGGTCCAACCCCGGCTGCACTTCACCACCGCGTACGCCGACGCGATCCCGGGCGCGGAGGTAATCCTGATCGCGGTCGGCACCCCCCCAGGCGCGGACGGCGCGCCCGACCTCCGCTACGTGCGCCAGGCGGTCGAAGCGCTCGCTCTGCACCTGGATGGCGCGCACCCCGTGGTCGCCATTAAATCCACCGTCCCCATGGGGACCGGCCGCTGGGTGCGCGCCCGGATCCAAGAAATCCGCGCCGAAGCTTACGAGGTGGCCTCGAACCCCGAGTTTTTGCGGCAAGGCTCCGCCCTGCACGACACCTTCTACCCCAACCGCATCGTCATCGGGGCCGACACGCCCCGGGCCGTCGCGGTGCTAGAGGCGCTCTACCGCCCCCTTCTGGAACAATCCTTCCCGCCCCCCAAGGGGCTGCCCCGGCCCTCGGGCCTCGAGGCCGTCCCTCTGGTCGCCACAGACCTGACCTCCGCGGAGTTAATCAAGTACGCGGCGAACGCCTTCCTCGCGCTCAAGATCAGCTTCATCAACGAGATCGCGGCGCTCGCCGAACAGGTCGGGGCCGACGCCACCCACGTCGCTCGAGGTATCGGATTGGATGCCCGGATCGGTCCGCAGTTCCTCCGGCCTGGCATCGGCTGGGGCGGGAGTTGCTTCGACAAGGACACCGCCGCGCTGCTCGCCCTTGGGCGCGCCCATGGAACCGAGATGCGCATCGTCCAAGCGGCCCGCGCGGTCAACCACCACCAACGCGAACGCATCATCGAAAAACTCACTCGGGAGTTGACCACCCTGCGCGGCCGTACCGTCGGCCTGCTTGGCATCGCGTTCAAGCCTCACACGGACGACCTCCGCGACGCGCCCGCCCTCGCGATCGCGCATCGCCTGATCCAGTGCGGCGCGCACGTCCGGCTCCACGATCCCGTCGCCCTCGCGCGCGCGCGGCGCGAGCACCCCGAGCTCGAGCGGGCCTACCGGGAACACCCAACCGAGGTCTTCGAGGAGGCCGACGCGGTGGTGTTGGTCACGGAATGGCCCCAGTACCTCGAGCTGCCCTGGGAAACCCTCGCCCCCAGGATGCGTTTCCCTCTCGTCCTGGACGGGAGAAACGTGCTGGACGCCGCGCGCCTTACCGCCGCGGGGTTTCGTTACTTGGGGACCGGCCGCTGCATCGCCCACACCGCCCCGGCCCCGACCCCACCCCGCTAACCGCGTGTTACCCGGGCCGTTATCCTCCCGTTCCCCGGGCTTTTCGCGCCGTTACACCCCCGCCGTCCATGAGGCCTGGCCCCTCCCCTCACTCTTTCCCTGCGTAACGAGCCGGTCACGCCCCAAAGGGTAGGGTGCAGAGAACGGACGAACGGCGCGTGTACGCCCCCCTTTGGGGAAAGGAGACGAAGTGCGCGTAGGTGTGTTCACATACGGGCTGGAGGCCCGCCTCACCGGGATCGGACGGTACACGGTCGAACTGACCCGAGCCCTTAAACGGCTCGACGCGAGCCTCGAGATCATCCTGCTCAACCCCTACCCCAACTCCAAGCTCGGCTGGTACCAGGAGTTCGAAACCTACCCCGTCCCCGAGCTGCGCCGGGTGCCGCTGGCCGCCAGCCTGGGGAACTGGACGCTGCACCGCGCGGCGCTCCGGCTGGGCCTCGACGTGCTGCACGACCCTTGCGGGATCGCTCCGTTCCTAGCCCCCACCCGGCGGTACCGGCGGGCCACCACCGTGCACGACGCCATCCCCTTGATGAACCCCCAGGTGCAGCC
This region of Marinithermus hydrothermalis DSM 14884 genomic DNA includes:
- a CDS encoding uracil-DNA glycosylase, which gives rise to MKTREVLHAELERCARCPRLVAWREAVGRAKRRAFRDWTYWARPVPGFGDPNARILIFGLAPGAHGSNRTGRPFTGDASGAFLYPALWRAGLANQPRATHRGDGLELYGVYVTAAVRCVPPQNRPTQAELRACADWTRRELELLPKVRVVVALGRIAHDAMLAHFGLKKRAHPFAHGTEHRLPNGWVLLDSYHVSRQNTNTGRLTVEMFDRVLARAKRLAGLE
- a CDS encoding electron transfer flavoprotein subunit alpha/FixB family protein, whose protein sequence is MILAVLEHDGNTLKKGALEAVTRARQLKEALGGEVIGLVIGHGLDAVAAEAKKFVDRLYVADDAAFAQYNAEKWTAAAAAAVQASDARVVVASASRTGRTWTARLAARLNAALLEDTLESWAEEGKILAKRYSFLNRVTETQAAALPVVLSVKPNTTPLAEPAGEGSLQPLSVELGDLEARVEVLEVVKEEAKRVSLTEADVVVSGGRGLGSPEAFKQVEELADLLGGAVGATRAVVDAGWRPYAEQVGQTGKTVQPNLYIALGISGAVQHQAGMNKSKYIVAVNKDAEAPIFKITDYGIVGDVNQVLPALIEAVRKRKA
- a CDS encoding MIP/aquaporin family protein, yielding MRAYMAEFIGTFALVFAGVGAIAANYATDGAVGLVGIAFAHGLAIALMIAALGAVSGAHFNPAVTFGLWSIGKIELGTAVGYWIAQLLGGLVAAGLLGVLYGADLLEAVAYGTPVLGEGVGLGAGIAIEAVLTFFLVFVIATVAVYQKSALAPFAIGLAIVMDIFAGGPLTGAAMNPARAFGPAVLSGVWAGHLAYWVGPLVGGALAALAARWFYEK
- a CDS encoding acyl-CoA carboxylase subunit beta, translated to MADNTHAWMDELIAEMEERRKKIEQGGGPKRIEKQHAAGKLTARERIQKLLDPDSFVEIGPFVEHLETGLMEGIEAPGEGVVTGYGTINGRKVFVFSQDFTVLGGSLGKMHGRKIAQLMDLAAKVGAPVIGLNDSAGARIQEGVDSLSGYGEVFYRNAIYSGVIPQISAILGPCAGGAVYSPAMTDFILMSRGTSYMFITGPEVIKSVTREEVTFEELGGADVHAQKSGVAHLEADGDEAVLELIRELLSYLPQNNREKPPVLETQDPADRTTPELVDLVHPDPRRPYNMHQVIRTLVDDGRFLEIQPGWARNIIIGFARLGGMPVGIVANNPRFMAGALDINAADKAARFIRTCDAFNVPLLTLVDVTGFLPGVLQEHQGIIRHGAKMLYAYAEATVPKITLITRKAYGGAYLAMNSKDMGADVVLAWPTAAVAVMGAEGAANIIYRKEIQNAPNPEEALRRKIEEYKRAFDNPYVAAARGYVDDVINPELTRLYLIRHLRMLWDKQEERPWKKHGNIPL
- a CDS encoding UDP-glucose dehydrogenase family protein, with the translated sequence MKVAVIGTGYVGLTTAVALAYLGHEVWGVDVDATKIRDLARGHPPIHEPGLEALLPLVQPRLHFTTAYADAIPGAEVILIAVGTPPGADGAPDLRYVRQAVEALALHLDGAHPVVAIKSTVPMGTGRWVRARIQEIRAEAYEVASNPEFLRQGSALHDTFYPNRIVIGADTPRAVAVLEALYRPLLEQSFPPPKGLPRPSGLEAVPLVATDLTSAELIKYAANAFLALKISFINEIAALAEQVGADATHVARGIGLDARIGPQFLRPGIGWGGSCFDKDTAALLALGRAHGTEMRIVQAARAVNHHQRERIIEKLTRELTTLRGRTVGLLGIAFKPHTDDLRDAPALAIAHRLIQCGAHVRLHDPVALARARREHPELERAYREHPTEVFEEADAVVLVTEWPQYLELPWETLAPRMRFPLVLDGRNVLDAARLTAAGFRYLGTGRCIAHTAPAPTPPR
- the gmhA gene encoding D-sedoheptulose 7-phosphate isomerase, with amino-acid sequence MEEHLEVVQAARSLAQEVERAAERIARSLEAGGKVLLCGNGGSAADAQHIAAELVGRFLKERRALPALALNTNTSIVSAIGNDYGFAEVFARQVAAMGHAGDVLVAISTSGNSANVLRAAETARAKGLEVIGLTGAGGGRLAELCDLCLRVPSTSTPRIQEVHILIGHIISQLIEEHVC
- the gmhB gene encoding D-glycero-beta-D-manno-heptose 1,7-bisphosphate 7-phosphatase; the encoded protein is MLKQAVILAGGLGTRLGPLTRDTPKPLLPVGDAPFLEHVVWNLKRFGIERFLFSVGYRAEKIMAHFGNGRRLGVQIEYVFEKTPAGTGGALVLAQQLGRLDEWFLVVNGDTLFDINFLDLSVLTQSQRALAGLALRQIPDASRYGRVRLNGVHITGFDEKSGKGPGLINGGVYTMHRKALEHLPPGPSSLERDLFPKLAAHGKLVGRVYAGFFIDIGVPEALQAAQVLVPRWRQRPAVLLDRDGVLNQDLGHVHRPEEFTWMPGAPETVKWLNDQGYLVIVVTNQSGIARGYYTEEAFHAFTAWINQELNKIGAHLDATYYCPHHPTEGYGPYLRTCNCRKPAPGMIQRAIRDWGIDVPHSLLVGDQETDLLAAQAAGVHAALYYGGPLLPFVQHTLTALTTPPPISTPHKERRP
- a CDS encoding HD domain-containing protein — its product is MRKRIERLLKAFFPHLARPDDAWALGWLKEDERGLYLAMDVRDREHAVQVARRLLERYPQAPDYAVRAALLHDAGKALRPYRPLERILTGLVALPVPPHPLRRGLMGAFQVRRYHAEYAASRIQDRLVAEIVRLHHVGGSPWAERLRAVDGEF
- a CDS encoding GHMP kinase; this encodes MIVRARAPLRVSFGGGGTDVPPYCDERGGAVLSATINRYAYATLVPGGGRLEVRSLDYDASISYNLDDPFLYDGQLDLVKAVLDHFRKHKRFTQGLEIALHNDAPPGSGLGSSSAITVALVRALAEYLHTPLDPYQLAELAYKIERVDVGIKGGKQDQYAAAFGGFNFIEFKEGVSIVNPLRLNQETLYELEYSLVFAYVGGQHFSGKIIEKQVTNYQKRKTDAVASMDRLRELAYEMKRALLLGRLGEFGELLDAAWESKKKMAEGISTPHIDELYHEARQAGALGGKISGAGGGGFMFFLCAPRRAYAVQETLRRMGAQPVHFSFVDEGVRAWRLG